From the genome of Nicotiana sylvestris chromosome 2, ASM39365v2, whole genome shotgun sequence, one region includes:
- the LOC138885012 gene encoding uncharacterized protein: MANNNDNTLGNQVNQNQQDQGDLQNIHLFPSPRGSSRQSREGTPKSHVGAQEQSENFEGVDEALQKEIAAHKVVQALVSQLPAAPPTPTPNNNTLENPRSGLVNSGNRGTPSASQEGEPGNSTNSHLQNLVQTLQRQLKEQNDRIEQIPGVPPMIKGVDMDKYSQQPWKPSVAPLPIPKMFKISDIPKYDGTTDPRDHVTTFTTGVKGNDLTKQEIESVLVKKFGETLTKDSFIKAHSGAQKVEKRMKDIFKIKQGDSELLRDFVDRFQRERMTLPCIPDNWAAIAFTSNLNEKSSEATRRLKESLREFPATTWNDVYNRYSKKLRIEEDIVPRYQKEEKVGSRRSENEKRSGSSSRFRNERNNHESRDDDRNLKARFAGYNFNVTTSELVAVLRSMGDKVRRPKEMRLNPNRRNSDHWCEFHNDHDHKTVDCRFLQSEVDHLLKQGHLTELFSEKGNEAYMKNRQVPPKPPSPKRTVNVISGGEDINGVTYTASNKVSKVTVTHEKRVRQVLEEESITSDDEDADGVLSPHNDALVISLFVYDTNVKRVLIDPGSSVNIILLRVLREMQAEEKKIPKAHILSGFNNSSVVST, encoded by the exons ATGGCAAACAACAATGATAACACTCTAGGAAATCAGGTAAATCAAAACCAGCAAGATCAGGGAGATTTACAAAACATTCACCTGTTTCCTTCTCCACGTGGTTCATCACggcaatctcgtgaaggcactcctaaATCTCATGTTGGTGCACAAGAGCAATCTGAGAATTTTGAAGGGGTAGATGAGGCCTTACAAAAAGAAATTGCTGCACACAAAGTTgttcaggctctagttagtcaGTTACCTGCTGCACCGCCTACACCTACACCCAATAACAACACATTGGAGAACCCTCGTTCTGGGCTTGTTAACTCAGGAAATAGAGGAACCCCTAGTGCATCACAAGAGGGAGAACCAGGTAATTCAACTAATTctcatttgcaaaatttagtgcAAACCCTGCAGAgacagcttaaggaacaaaatgaccgcatagagcaaattcCCGGAGTTCCACCTATGATCAAAGGAGTGGATATGgacaaatattcacaacaaccttggaagccaagtgttgctccccttccaattccaaAAATGTTTAAGATAtctgatattccaaagtatgatggaacaactGACCCACGAGATCACGTAACGACATTCACAACTGGCGTAAAGGGCAATGATTTGACCAAACAGGAGATcgaatcagtattagtcaaaaagtttggggaaacactcaccaaag attctttcatcaaagcacattCAGGAGCTCAAAAGGTAGAGAAGAGAATGAAAGatatcttcaaaatcaagcaaggagatTCAGAACTACTTCGTGATTTCGTGGATagatttcaacgtgaaagaatgactttaCCATGTATACCTGACAACTGGGCAGCTATAGccttcacaagtaatttgaatgaaaaaagctcagagGCCACGAGGAGACTTAAGGAGAGCCTTCGAGAATTTCCcgctacaacgtggaatgatgtttataatagGTACAGCAAGAAGCTGCGGATTGAAGAAGATATTGTTCCACGATATCAAAAAGAGGAAAAGGTAGGTTCGAGACgttcagaaaatgaaaagaggTCCG GTTCCTCATCAAGGTTTAGGAATGAGCGAAACAAtcatgagtcacgagatgatgatagaaatttaaaggcGAGATTCGCTGGTTATAATTTCAATGTCaccacctccgagctcgtagcagttttaagaagcatgggagataaggtccGGAGGCCAAAAGAAATGAGGTTGAATCCAAACCGACGTAACTCTGatcattggtgcgagtttcataatgaccacgACCATAAAACCGTtgattgcagatttttacaaagtgaagtcgATCATTTGTTAAAACAAGGGCATCTTACTGAattgttcagtgagaaaggcaaTGAGGcttatatgaaaaataggcaggTGCCCCCAAAACCACCATCTCCCAAAAGAACCGTCAacgtcataagcgggggagaagatatcAACGGTGTAACGTATACAGCATCCAATAAAGTTTCTAAAGTTACTGTTACCCACGAGAAGCGAGTACGACAAGTCTTGGAGGAAGAAAGTATCACCTCCGATGATGAAGACGCGGATGGTGTATTatctccacataatgacgcactggtaatatctctatttgtatatgatactaatgtgaaacgagttttgattgatccaggaagttctgtaaatattatcctactaagggtattacgtgaaatgcaagctgaagaaaAAAAGATACCAAAGGCGCATATCTTGTCTGGATTCAATAATTCCagcgttgtgagcacgtga
- the LOC138885011 gene encoding secreted RxLR effector protein 161-like translates to MDVYNAFLQGDLFEEVYMSLPQGFGSQGRIRFCQVIQRHTHEPEKICARVDIRMRLRGGKPAIIHLDQNQKLTSLEYGKLFELDNDKEMEDRRPYQRLMGRLLYLSITRPDISFVVQTLSQFMHAPKESHYEVALRVVKYMKSHPGLGLLMSSNKSRKITTFCDANWSSCMVSRKSVTGFCIKLGESLISWRSKSRV, encoded by the exons ATGGATGTCTACAATGCCTTCCTTCAAGGAGACTTGTTTGAGGAAGTCTACATGTCTTTGCCACAAGGATTTGGTAGCCAGGGGAGAATAAG ATTTTGCCAGGTCATCCAAAGGCATACTCATGAACCAGAGAAGATATGCGCTAGAGTTGATATCAGAATGAGGCTTAGGGGAGGAAAACCAGCTATAATCCATTTGGATCAGAATCAGAAGCTCACTAGTTTGGAGTATGGCAAATTGTTTGAACTTGACAATGATAAAGAGATGGAAGATAGAAGACCTTATCAGAGATTGATGGGAAGACTGCTCTATCTGTCAATCACACGACCAGATATATCCTTCGTAGTCCAAACTTTGAGCCAATTTATGCATGCTCCAAAAGAGTCACACTATGAAGTTGCATTAAGGGTGGTTAAATATATGAAAAGCCATCCAGGCTTAGGACTTCTGATGAGCAGCAATAAGTCCAGGAAAATCACTACTTTTTGTGATGCTAATTGGTCATCTTGTATGGTGTCTAGAAAATCTGTTACTGGTTTTTGCATAAAGCTGGGAGAATCACTAATTTCTTGGAGGTCCAAAAGTAGAGTATAG